From a region of the Mytilus galloprovincialis chromosome 3, xbMytGall1.hap1.1, whole genome shotgun sequence genome:
- the LOC143069162 gene encoding uncharacterized protein LOC143069162 isoform X1 — translation MSKMAEKLVLPKLPARRETAIISVVKDGEIFRKFIVRTDIVTLLKLESGDEEAMSRFLEERDYVDGQVTVSILRVESSQATDMPSMSTQASTSATSQASTSATSQASTSATSLASTSAKQIPSTSSTWSKDSEKFLLDLYDKYEKSKSFIKNKWVRISQEIAEKLSIQVTPEQCRIKIRSMKDRFERMKKKLKTSGESNIEIPTEFTVFESQHDVQPKYLLDSSKPKKAESSSEEEETSNPTPSKRKMKVSTSCPEPQVDLMTPFTKNSWRGYLLHQSCNIAGHSCRNSIVKSINQRDMGGFLGNPFGFIRVAYLTRFPTTTPRYQTCDKMTKQIEFKFHSGCQNGC, via the exons ATGTCCAAGATGGCGGAAAAGTT AGTTCTTCCAAAGTTGCCGGCCAGGAGAGAAACTGCAATCATTTCTGTTGTCAAAGATGGAGAAATATTCCGAAAATTCATAGTAAGAACAGACATAGTAACGTTGCTAAAGTTAGAAAGCGGAG ATGAAGAGGCTATGTCCCGATTTTTGGAAGAAAGGGATTATGTCGATGGTCAGGTAACTGTTAGTATCCTGAGAGTGGAATCTAGCCAAGCTACGGATATGCCTAGTATGAGCACTCAAGCCAGCACAAGTGCCACTAGCCAAGCCAGCACAAGTGCCACTAGCCAAGCCAGCACAAGTGCCACTAGCCTAGCCAGCACAAGTGCCAAACAGATACCATCGACAAGCTCAACATGGTCTAAAGATTCTGAAAAATTTTTGCTTGATTTGTATGATAAATACGAGAAGAGTAAATccttcataaaaaataaatgggtgaGAATATCCCAAGAGATTGCGGAAAAACTCTCAATACAAGTTACTCCAGAGCAGTGTAGGATCAAAATAAGAAGTATGAAGGATAGATTTGAAAGAatgaaaaagaaactaaaaacaaGTGGCGAGAGTAACATTGAAATCCCAACAGAATTTACAGTGTTTGAAAGCCAACATGATGTACAACCAAAATATCTGTTGGATTCCAGTAAGCCTAAAaaag CTGAAAGTTCCAGTGAAGAGGAAGAAACTAGTAACCCAACGCCTTCCAAGAGAAAAATGAAAGTGTCTACTTCATGTCCTGAACCTCAAG tTGACCTCATGACGCCTTTCACTAAGAATTCCTGGAGGGGGTATCTTTTACATCAGTCGTGTAACATTGCTGGTCATTCATGCCGAAATAGCATTGTAAAAAGCATAAACCAAAGGGATATGGGAGGTTTTTTAGGAAATCCTTTTGGATTTATTAGAGTTGCTTACCTGACTAGGTTTCCAACCACTACGCCAAGATACCAAACATGTGACAAGATGACGAAACAAATCGAGTTTAAATTTCATTCAGGATGTCAAAATGGATGCTAA
- the LOC143069162 gene encoding uncharacterized protein LOC143069162 isoform X2 — translation MSKMAEKLVLPKLPARRETAIISVVKDGEIFRKFIVRTDIVTLLKLESGDEEAMSRFLEERDYVDGQVTVSILRVESSQATDMPSMSTQASTSATSQASTSATSQASTSATSLASTSAKQIPSTSSTWSKDSEKFLLDLYDKYEKSKSFIKNKWVRISQEIAEKLSIQVTPEQCRIKIRSMKDRFERMKKKLKTSGESNIEIPTEFTVFESQHDVQPKYLLDSSKPKKAESSSEEEETSNPTPSKRKMKVSTSCPEPQAKEKKKKKTTDRFELLAEASERRHKEKMECFKSLIDVMKDIAKK, via the exons ATGTCCAAGATGGCGGAAAAGTT AGTTCTTCCAAAGTTGCCGGCCAGGAGAGAAACTGCAATCATTTCTGTTGTCAAAGATGGAGAAATATTCCGAAAATTCATAGTAAGAACAGACATAGTAACGTTGCTAAAGTTAGAAAGCGGAG ATGAAGAGGCTATGTCCCGATTTTTGGAAGAAAGGGATTATGTCGATGGTCAGGTAACTGTTAGTATCCTGAGAGTGGAATCTAGCCAAGCTACGGATATGCCTAGTATGAGCACTCAAGCCAGCACAAGTGCCACTAGCCAAGCCAGCACAAGTGCCACTAGCCAAGCCAGCACAAGTGCCACTAGCCTAGCCAGCACAAGTGCCAAACAGATACCATCGACAAGCTCAACATGGTCTAAAGATTCTGAAAAATTTTTGCTTGATTTGTATGATAAATACGAGAAGAGTAAATccttcataaaaaataaatgggtgaGAATATCCCAAGAGATTGCGGAAAAACTCTCAATACAAGTTACTCCAGAGCAGTGTAGGATCAAAATAAGAAGTATGAAGGATAGATTTGAAAGAatgaaaaagaaactaaaaacaaGTGGCGAGAGTAACATTGAAATCCCAACAGAATTTACAGTGTTTGAAAGCCAACATGATGTACAACCAAAATATCTGTTGGATTCCAGTAAGCCTAAAaaag CTGAAAGTTCCAGTGAAGAGGAAGAAACTAGTAACCCAACGCCTTCCAAGAGAAAAATGAAAGTGTCTACTTCATGTCCTGAACCTCAAG ctaaagaaaagaagaaaaagaagacaactgaTCGTTTCGAGTTATTGGCTGAGGCATCAGAAAGGCGACACAAGGAAAAAATGGAATGCTTCAAAAGTCTTATAGATGTCATGAAAGACATTGCAAAAAAGTAG